The following proteins are encoded in a genomic region of bacterium:
- a CDS encoding glycosyltransferase family 1 protein produces the protein MSVRIGVDARKAADYGIGTHVRNLVERLVGLERGVEWVLFHRPGDEALLPQGDRVRLVPERAGGYSLRELTALAAKARELQLDLYHAPHYVLPARLPCPAVVTVHDLIHLQAREYRGLPRLYARLMIGRAVAAAARVITVSHASARDIAAAFPRARGKLAVIPNGVEEIFRPRPAGEAEAHVAEAFGIAAPYVLFVGNPKGHKNLDLLLSGFVRLARRYPGLLLVAVGGDAPQRHGLEKRARRLGIQGRARFVAPVDREALALLYAGAALFAFPSLHEGFGLPPLEAMACGTPVAASSAASLPEVLGPAAAYFSPQDEDSLVEAVCRVLDDAALRERLVRLGLERARLFSWDEAARRTLGVYREALG, from the coding sequence GTGAGCGTGCGCATCGGCGTCGACGCGCGCAAGGCGGCCGACTACGGGATCGGCACGCACGTGCGCAACCTCGTGGAGCGGCTCGTCGGGCTCGAGCGCGGCGTCGAGTGGGTGCTCTTCCACCGCCCCGGTGACGAGGCGCTCCTGCCGCAGGGCGACCGGGTCCGGCTCGTGCCCGAGCGCGCCGGCGGGTACTCCCTGCGCGAGCTCACGGCGCTCGCGGCGAAGGCGCGCGAGCTGCAGCTGGACCTCTACCACGCGCCGCACTACGTGTTGCCGGCGCGCCTGCCCTGCCCGGCCGTGGTCACCGTCCACGACCTGATCCACCTGCAGGCGCGCGAGTACCGCGGGCTGCCGCGGCTGTACGCGCGCCTGATGATCGGGCGCGCCGTCGCCGCCGCGGCCCGCGTGATCACGGTCTCGCACGCCTCGGCGCGCGACATCGCCGCGGCCTTCCCGCGGGCACGCGGCAAGCTCGCCGTCATCCCCAACGGCGTGGAGGAGATCTTCCGGCCCCGCCCCGCCGGGGAGGCCGAGGCCCACGTGGCGGAGGCCTTCGGCATCGCGGCCCCCTACGTGCTCTTCGTCGGCAACCCCAAGGGGCACAAGAACCTGGACCTGCTGCTCTCGGGCTTCGTCCGGCTCGCGCGACGCTACCCCGGCCTCCTGCTCGTGGCCGTCGGCGGGGACGCGCCCCAGCGCCACGGACTGGAGAAGCGGGCACGGCGCCTCGGCATCCAGGGGCGCGCGCGCTTTGTCGCGCCCGTGGACCGGGAGGCCCTCGCGCTGCTCTACGCCGGCGCCGCGCTCTTCGCCTTCCCCTCGCTCCACGAGGGCTTCGGCCTGCCGCCGCTCGAGGCGATGGCCTGCGGCACCCCGGTGGCCGCCTCGTCGGCCGCCTCCCTGCCGGAGGTGCTCGGGCCCGCGGCCGCGTACTTCTCGCCGCAGGACGAGGACTCCCTCGTCGAGGCGGTCTGCCGCGTCCTCGACGACGCGGCGCTGCGCGAGCGGCTCGTGCGCCTCGGCCTCGAGCGCGCGCGCCTCTTCTCCTGGGACGAGGCGGCGCGCCGCACGCTGGGCGTCTACCGCGAGGCGCTCGGATGA
- the pgsA gene encoding CDP-diacylglycerol--glycerol-3-phosphate 3-phosphatidyltransferase has product MSAANKITLARITLIPLLLVFLVHEGTTVDRWIALAIFLLASATDWLDGYVARSRGQVTVLGKLLDPVADKLLVTAALLPLVRDELVSDWMAALLIGREFLVTGLRSVASAEGVVIPAGAVGKWKMGMSITAISFLIVVPNPHAPVWPRWVPDGAYLKLGSGFLWATLALSLASAALYFWEYRHFIQVRKETPAAP; this is encoded by the coding sequence GTGAGCGCCGCCAACAAGATCACGCTGGCGCGCATCACGCTCATCCCGCTGCTGCTGGTCTTCCTCGTGCACGAGGGGACGACCGTGGACCGCTGGATCGCGCTCGCCATCTTCCTGCTCGCGTCGGCGACCGACTGGCTCGACGGCTACGTCGCGCGCAGCCGGGGCCAGGTGACCGTGCTCGGCAAGCTCCTCGACCCGGTGGCCGACAAGCTGCTGGTGACCGCCGCGCTGCTGCCCCTCGTGCGCGACGAACTCGTCTCCGACTGGATGGCGGCGCTGCTCATCGGACGCGAGTTCCTCGTCACCGGGCTGCGCAGCGTCGCCTCCGCGGAGGGGGTCGTCATCCCGGCGGGCGCGGTCGGCAAGTGGAAGATGGGGATGAGCATCACGGCGATCTCCTTCCTCATCGTCGTGCCCAACCCGCATGCGCCGGTCTGGCCGCGCTGGGTGCCCGACGGCGCATACCTGAAGCTGGGCTCGGGCTTTCTCTGGGCCACGCTCGCGCTCTCGCTCGCGAGCGCGGCGTTGTACTTCTGGGAGTACCGCCACTTCATCCAGGTCAGGAAGGAAACGCCCGCCGCTCCATGA
- a CDS encoding glycosyltransferase family 1 protein has protein sequence MRIGIDARLANAPRTGIGSYTANLVAALARAGAPERFVLFADAPLAAPPECEVVVVPGRNRHAWTFGRLPGACRRARLDLFHGTANFAVPAFAGCPLVATVHDLIPLRFPAAVSGAHRLLFAALTARAVRAARRVITGSEFSRREILERFPRAAGKVAVVPYGVDPGFSPGGDAAADRRARERHGLTGRYLLFVGVFEPRKNVPLLVDAFEILRHTRPEAADLQLALAGGPGWRGEAIAAGIRGRGLEPAVRLLGYVPDADLPALYRGATLAVVPSAYEGFGLPALEAMACGTPVLAADASALPETVAGAGELFALGDPALLAARLAELASDPGRLAALRERGLARAAGFSWDRCARETLAVYREAAGERR, from the coding sequence ATGAGGATCGGCATCGACGCGCGGCTGGCGAACGCGCCGCGCACCGGCATCGGCAGCTACACCGCGAACCTGGTCGCGGCGCTCGCGCGCGCCGGGGCGCCGGAGCGCTTCGTGCTCTTCGCCGACGCGCCGCTGGCGGCGCCGCCGGAGTGCGAGGTCGTGGTCGTCCCTGGGCGCAACCGCCACGCGTGGACCTTCGGCCGGCTGCCCGGCGCCTGCCGGCGCGCGCGGCTGGACCTGTTCCACGGGACGGCGAACTTCGCCGTCCCGGCCTTCGCCGGGTGCCCGCTCGTCGCGACGGTGCACGACCTGATCCCGCTGCGCTTCCCGGCGGCGGTCTCGGGCGCCCACCGCCTGCTCTTCGCCGCGCTCACGGCACGGGCGGTCCGCGCGGCGCGGCGGGTGATCACGGGGTCGGAGTTCAGCCGCCGCGAGATCCTCGAGCGCTTCCCGCGGGCGGCGGGCAAGGTCGCGGTGGTCCCCTACGGCGTCGACCCCGGCTTCTCGCCCGGGGGGGATGCGGCCGCGGACCGGCGGGCGCGCGAGCGCCACGGCCTGACGGGCCGCTACCTGCTCTTCGTCGGCGTCTTCGAGCCGCGCAAGAACGTGCCGCTGCTCGTCGATGCCTTCGAGATCCTGCGCCACACGCGGCCGGAGGCGGCGGACCTGCAGCTCGCGCTCGCGGGCGGGCCGGGCTGGCGCGGGGAGGCGATCGCCGCGGGGATCCGCGGCCGCGGGCTTGAGCCGGCCGTGCGCCTGCTCGGCTACGTCCCGGACGCGGACCTGCCCGCCCTGTACCGCGGGGCGACGCTCGCGGTGGTCCCCTCGGCGTACGAGGGGTTCGGCCTGCCGGCGCTCGAGGCGATGGCCTGCGGGACGCCGGTGCTCGCGGCCGACGCCTCGGCCCTGCCGGAGACGGTCGCCGGCGCGGGCGAGCTGTTCGCCCTCGGGGACCCCGCCCTGCTGGCGGCGCGCCTGGCGGAGCTGGCGTCCGACCCGGGGCGGCTCGCCGCCCTGCGTGAGCGCGGCCTGGCGCGGGCGGCCGGCTTCAGCTGGGACCGCTGCGCGCGCGAGACCCTGGCGGTCTATCGCGAGGCGGCAGGGGAGCGGCGGTGA